One Halichondria panicea chromosome 6, odHalPani1.1, whole genome shotgun sequence genomic window carries:
- the LOC135337050 gene encoding 1-phosphatidylinositol 3-phosphate 5-kinase-like isoform X1: protein MSVTQTKSTNQSSAPPSKPTNQKASTVATASRPSTTVNVSKVQSSNPQKTGNNPQAYVLLEGVLQILKNKPPRLLGIAPQKPPSRQPPKSASPNRAPPSTQPQPGVAKWSSNDKVSFKLDSEQLSLTSYTHPHPPPSNHSPSGRGQSMERSGTMDRREVLSRFGNIGKDEEGTDLRKYWMPDKACKDCSDCGVKFSLFIRRHHCRICGRIYCNNCCSLTIPAAELRPNLQGNLRVCKECKNIFREFHSRKPKQDSPLLSSEGQSSDSSNLSPSLSGTMTPVKLQVTSSDPPSPMSMHSSSGERVLKSTSGTLKNTSRPVSMLSPHKSWDEASGRSQEHTDLSPSRHDLYHLTRRSGLAGFDSLTVGQKGESLLNLDEDELEDIATGVWLKLQDPDIGLPRLHHRYRLRNFPDTYSGHELVEWLVVNEHVRSREVAIRVGQALVDTKRLNIVTADPYFREDVNLFLELVEAANSLPDNQEGPLLTDAPKWFQHLRDDEETENQGEMDVTRGFIHVSPTHRRSLAEKGVRVSSIHLEAEKRNSRPTSYTSLGRGELENEDEYLVIDREQSMRAKQDPPYFPTIPSIDQTLSPTRQSFSMIGSEEIVQSLPVDGLSAATEAAKECADEKSKASIPSDKALTHYERVHDDHYHSLMVQQMKSLGLNLKWMEVIKPLIMEATRNVRTDALPDDLMDINQYVKIKKIPRGIRNNCTLVYGVVGTKNVTHKKMLRSIKNPKILLLKCAFEFQRKENQLSSFDTLQLQEEKYLKNLVVKVSTIKPNLILVQSSVSRLALEMLYELGIVVAVNVKPSVMGRVARSTNGEILHSLDQLMFGTASIFGTCGHFYIRTFPLSDGDKKTLMYFDHCPQQLGCVIILQGAPLKELKKVKKVVQFGLHIAHNSILETHFLVDEFAWPKDINKDDPSTPPEDYTSTSSTPEWSLYPSLGYPLKSLSHGELQRKLEALKFVEIDTEDLEVVSELAPTQIEDDSEVVPEQEKQLVVEDETMEKEQLIGTVEIEAPVPSTEQDTPVSVAEMMEDQNQTMDVQTPLIGDEVATDTQADVDNVEVKEEPLIQTVARTPYTGIMTGKILDELAEEEFKLAHRSQLLSISPYVKFKTPYLQTPKGRSADSRRYLPNVIYWSYHFKAKNLFKYAQRLELKLDSTTRLEMGLTKSTVQSTVGMESGRDNQSLGLELVPTQPSYKSVSSHPFTSSIFLIQANSSEMKAALADFRSRAGYKDEANTFLFKTAEKASNYHLYLENVFSKCREFELAAAAIEESPASSETEVSMATSGGPEVKSKRGVSKSKSRKSKDPFKKLMPGKIIKKFVKKVVRKVDAIDDDSQQIITEEEICTDSDIVVDDMEAVSQSILLVSTDENGVTVAADIMDFSSTESDDEDFIKERATPKNGDKNRDSGGSRKWPEKFGTLEDFDRSSRGNAETEDDYHGDLNYEVWLAADEQLDCFDPIKHQGISILFSNTSHDGLKHQDPCVPPCVIPMFYYGRNDISLGEFLHRYCFRSSYHCHACGSDMVQHQRHVIHALSAIHINMQKLVSPLPGNDDGVYTWLACKFCDQCTPYTKMSKDSLLFSFAKFLELKFYSETYGTRYQGDQNSACTHSVHKDYVQYFLHKDKLAAFQPDTVDMLDVLVPPRTIHITTPRRRFHLDFKTEIKQVQRIVEGVFYRIGQKLERYRLEPVAHTVDDHIANSKAERDALRSKVRQLKDLVVLGCPFQSGEEAGKDNMKIDHEMEASIIGNLQDNIADLKRCIADLVDCWNINLEDMDSKVREYRRKMREKDSIQGESSRDSPATATPTSSTHSTPLQSIIPSTEPSRSSQGNTPYGTPPGSTHSDSVDLNTVSASNLLAVGGKDSRPPSPDTGAKAHSRNLSDSGLLQSEAMDKTHKRQFSDSVGLQISKDSAGVLSPIETTPLYSSEGGLSSMDAPTTPSGGPSLSELTEEGEIPIIEGETPSNVGVAEEPGVDVPVKEGEIPNKDGEVPNEKPGVEGDVKHENSAPKEVPTPKPQSQDIAKSAEREEEVQTDSAGGLLARLRGKETQDSKDDPTKFYLLDPYVITTNSPMSSRSSTQAPSHSTSPSYPDPPLTVKASKKQVGSQKRSSLAQTATESHSEGRGGSEKRLKDKERTGVLSRPFQRLPAPFSNTEHHSMHSIITLPMSIYEKEPTSIIAFALSSREYLRKLKLLQERTAVKLSGASAKVTEVKPAPTASPKPKRHTSDSEKGPPPGANAANIKTNLKAVINELKKKGSGISLFSGSASIQTSPEALETIPDLSKKAELTTSLSVKSYDPSIASSRLSDPSTEGVGPNIGLGGADEMDSGKTTSHVSLEFTSPDKSASFFCKVYYAEEFRELRELIFPSGEESFIRSLSRCIKYDAKGGKSRSAFCKVADDRFILKQVKSIEISSFELFAPHYLKHVTKALEDKRPLTLAKILGAYSIGFRNSRTGSSKRLDVLVMENLLYEHSTNKVFDLKGSMRSRFIDPSKESSGDVLLDENYLQSICCNPVYVYPHSKCVLMQAILADTEFLAQNAIMDYSLLTCIDDSTGELVVGIIDYIRTFTLDKRVEMFLKKTAGKTLPTVVYPELYRKRFCEAMDKYFTVVPDKWTGLGADVKY from the exons ATGAGCGTAACTCAAACCAAATCCACCAACCAGTCAAGTGCCCCACCCTCAAAACCGACCAATCAGAAAGCGTCTACAGTTGCTACCGCCTCTAGGCCTTCAACTACTGTGAACGTCAGcaaagttcaaagttcaaaTCCTCAAAAGACTGGCAATAATCCACAAGCCTACGTCCTGCTCGAGGGGGTACTTCAAATCCTCAAAAACAAGCCCCCCAGACTTTTAGGGATTGCGCCACAAAAACCACCGTCTAGGCAACCCCCGAAATCAGCATCCCCCAACAGAGCACCTCCTTCGACGCAACCACAACCCGGAGTGGCGAAATGGAGTTCAAACGATAAAGTATCTTTTAAATTAGATTCGGAGCAACTGTCTCTGACGTCGTACACCCATCCTCACCCACCCCCCTCTAACCATAGCCCCTCGGGCAGGGGGCAGTCCATGGAGAGGTCTGGCACAATGGACAGGAGGGAAGTGTTGTCACGCTTTGGCAACATCGGGAAGGACGAG gaggGTACAGACCTCCGCAAATACTGGATGCCGGACAAGGCTTGCAAGGATTGCTCAGACTGTGGAGTCAAGTTCAGCCTGTTTATCCGTCGCCATCACTGCAGGATATGTGGCCGTATCTACTGCAATAACTGCTGCTCCCTGACCATACCCGCTGCTGAACTCAGACCCAACCTACAG GGCAATCTCCGTGTGTGCAAAGAGTGTAAAAACATTTTTCGAGAGTTTCATTCACGAAAGCCGAAACAAGATTCGCCTCTCCTAAGTAGtgagggtcaaagttcagaTTCTTCCAACCTCTCGCCCAGTCTCTCTGGTACTATGACCCCTGTCAAGCTTCAGGTGACATCAAGTGATCCACCGTCACCAATGAGCATGCACAGTAGCTCAGGGGAGAGAGTTTTGAAGTCTacaag tggcacATTGAAGAATACGTCTCGTCCAGTCAGTATGCTCAGTCCTCACAAGTCCTGGGACGAGGCTAGTGGGCGGAGTCAGGAGCACACTGATTTATCACCCTCAAGACATGACTTGTATCACCTCACTCGTAGAAGTGGTTTGGCAGGTTTTGACAGTCTCACAGTCGGTCAAAAGGGGGAGAGTCTACTAAACCTGGACGAG GACGAACTAGAGGACATAGCTACTGGAGTGTGGCTCAAACTACAAGACCCGGACATTGGTCTACCTCGTCTCCACCATCGCTATCGGTTACGGAACTTCCCCGACACGTACAGCGGTCATGAGCTCGTGGAATGGCTAGTGGTCAACGAACATGTGAGATCAAG ggaggtGGCCATTCGTGTCGGTCAGGCTCTAGTGGACACCAAACGTCTCAACATCGTCACTGCAGATCCCTACTTCCGAGAAGACGTAAACTTATTCCTAGAGTTGGTGGAGGCAGCTAATTCACTGCCGGATAATCAAGAGGGTCCATTACTAACAGATGCTCCGAAGTGGTTCCAACATCTCAGAGATGATGAAGAGACAGAAAACCA AGGAGAGATGGATGTGACTCGAGGGTTCATCCACGTATCCCCCACACACCGACGATCTCTTGCAGAGAAAGGTGTTCGAGTTTCCTCCATTCATCTCGAGGCGGAGAAGAGAAACTCACGGCCGACTTCGTATACCTCTCTAGGACGCGGAGAATTGGAGAATGAAGACGAATATTTGGTCATCGATCGAGAGCAAAGTATGCGAGCGAAACAAGACCCTCCGTACTTCCCAACTATACCGAGTATCGATCAAACTTTAAGCCCTACTCGACAAAGTTTCTCTATGATTGGAAGCGAAGAAATTGTTCAGTCCCTACCAGTGGATGGTCTCAGTGCTGCCACAGAGGCGGCCAAGGAATGTGCCGACGAGAAATCTAAAGCGTCTATCCCTAGTGACAAAGCTTTAACTCATTACGAGCGTGTACACGATGATCATTACCACTCTCTCATGGTCCAGCAAATGAAGAGCCTTGGCCTCAACTTGAAATGGATGGAAGTGATCAAACCGCTGATAATGGAGGCAACTCGTAACGTTCGTACGGATGCTCTACCAGACGATCTGATGGATATAAACCAATATGTGAAGATCAAGAAAATTCCACGTGGTATAAGAAACAACTGCACTCTAGTGTATGGCGTTGTTGGCACGAAAAATGTCACGCACAAAAAGATGCTCAGATCCATCAAAAACCCAAAGATTCTTCTTTTAAAATGTGCCTTTGAATTCCAACGAAAAGAAAACCAATTGTCGTCGTTCGACACTCTTCAACTTCAAGAAGAGAAATACCTGAAGAACCTGGTTGTCAAAGTGAGTACTATAAAACCAAATCTCATTCTGGTTCAAAGCTCTGTGTCTCGGCTTGCTCTTGAGATGCTGTATGAGCTAGGTATCGTTGTAGCCGTGAATGTCAAACCTTCAGTAATGGGCCGAGTTGCTCGGAGCACAAACGGCGAAATCCTACACTCTCTCGATCAGCTGATGTTTGGAACTGCTTCGATTTTCGGTACATGTGGACATTTTTACATTCGTACTTTTCCATTATCGGATGGCGATAAGAAGACGCTGATGTATTTCGATCATTGCCCTCAGCAACTTGGTTGTGTGATCATCCTACAAGGGGCTCCGTTAAAAGAACTAAAAAAAGTCAAAAAAGTGGTCCAATTCGGGCTCCACATTGCTCATAATTCCATATTGGAAACTCATTTTCTTGTGGACGAATTTGCATGGCCTAAGGATATAAACAAAGACGACCCCTCCACACCCCCTGAGGACTACACCTCCACAAGCTCCACCCCGGAATGGTCGCTATATCCATCCCTCGGCTATCCCCTAAAATCCCTCTCTCACGGAGAGCTGCAAAGGAAACTAGAGGCTTTGAAATTTGTTGAAATTGATACAGAAGACTTGGAAGTTGTTTCGGAACTTGCCCCAACTCAAATTGAAGATGATTCAGAAGTTGTTCCTGAACAGGAAAAACAATTAGTAGTGGAAGATGAAACAATGGAAAAAGAACAACTTATCGGCACGGTTGAGATTGAGGCTCCTGTGCCATCTACTGAACAAGATACCCCAGTGTCTGTTGCTGAAATGATGGAGGATCAAAACCAAACGATGGACGTGCAAACTCCACTGATTGGGGATGAAGTAGCCACAGATACACAAGCTGATGTAGACAATGTTGAGGTTAAAGAAGAGCCCTTGATTCAAACTGTTGCACGCACTCCATATACGGGTATAATGACAGGCAAAATACTCGATGAACTTGCCGAGGAGGAATTCAAACTAGCCCATCGAAGTCAACTCCTTTCCATATCTCCATACGTGAAATTCAAAACTCCGTATTTACAAACCCCCAAGGGAAGATCAGCTGATTCTAGACGATACCTACCAAACGTTATCTACTGGTCATATCACTTCAAAGCCAAGAACTTATTCAAGTATGCCCAACGTTTGGAACTGAAATTGGACTCCACCACTCGCTTGGAAATGGGACTCACAAAGAGCACTGTACAGAGCACTGTTGGAATGGAATCTGGACGTGACAATCAGAGTCTAGGTTTGGAACTGGTTCCTACACAACCATCGTACAAGAGCGTGTCCAGTCATCCGTTCACTAGTTCCATTTTCCTCATTCAAGCCAACAGTAGCGAAATGAAAGCTGCACTGGCTGATTTTCGATCTCGAGCGGGTTACAAAGACGAAGCAAACACATTTCTTTTCAAAACAGCGGAAAAAGCCTCCAATTATCATCTCTATCTAGAAAATGTGTTCAGCAAATGTCGGGAATTTGAACTTGCAGCAGCGGCAATAGAAGAGTCCCCAGCCTCGTCCGAGACAGAGGTATCCATGGCAACTAGCGGAGGCCCAGAGGTTAAATCTAAGAGGGGTGTGTCTAAGTCGAAATCACGGAAATCAAAGGACCCGTTTAAAAAACTCATGCCTGGAAAAATTATTAAGAAATTTGTTAAAAAAGTTGTTAGGAAAGTTGATGCAATAGACGATGACTCACAGCAAATTATTACCGAGGAGGAAATATGTACTGACAGCGATATAGTGGTCGATGATATGGAAGCAGTATCGCAGAGTATACTGTTAGTATCAACAGATGAGAACGGTGTGACTGTGGCGGCAGATATCATGGACTTTTCGAGCACGGAAAGTGACGATGAAGATTTTATCAAGGAGCGTGCCACGCCTAAAAACGGTGACAAGAATCGTGATTCTGGAGGGAGCAGAAAATGGCCAGAAAAATTTGGAACTCTGGAAGATTTTGATCGCAGTTCTCGGGGAAATGCGGAGACGGAGGATGATTACCATGGCGACCTAAACTACGAGGTATGGCTGGCAGCTGATGAG CAATTGGATTGTTTTGATCCAATCAAGCATCAAGGCATCTCCATTCTGTTCAGTAACACATCACATGATGGACTCAAGCATCAGGACCCCTGTGTGCCCCCCTG CGTCATTCCAATGTTCTACTACGGCCGTAACGACATATCTCTAGGAGAGTTCCTGCATCGATACTgcttcag GTCTTCCTATCACTGCCACGCTTGTGGTAGTGACATGGTGCAGCATCAACGTCATGTGATCCATGCACTGTCAGCAATCCACATCAACATGCAAAAACTGGTTTCCCCGTTGCCTGGCAACGACGACGGCGTCTATACTTGGCTGGCCTGCAAATTTTGTGACCAG TGCACTCCCTACACTAAGATGTCGAAGGACAGTCTTCTCTTCTCGTTTGCAaagtttctcgagttgaagtTCTATTCCGAGACGTATGGTACTCGTTACCAAGGCGACCAGAACTCGgcgtgtactcactctgtccACAAGGACTATGTACAATACTTCCTACACAAAGACAAACTGGCTGCTTTCCA gccGGACACGGTTGACATGCTGGATGTACTGGTTCCCCCGAGGACTATTCATATCACCACTCCTCGTCGGAGGTTCCACTTGGACTTCAAAACGGAAATAAAACAAGTCCAAAGAAT AGTGGAGGGTGTGTTCTATCGTATCGGACAGAAGCTGGAGCGGTACAGACTGGAACCAGTCGCTCACACCGTTGACGACCATATTGCCAACTCTAAG GCTGAGCGAGATGCactgaggtcaaaggtgaggcAGCTGAAGGATCTTGTTGTACTCGGGTGTCCGTTCCAATCGGGGGAGGAGGCAGGAAAAGACAACATGAAGATTGACCACGAGATGGAGGCTAGCATTATCGGTAACTTACAGGACAACATTGCAGACCTCAAGAGATGTATTGCAGACCTGGTGGACTGCTGGAACATAAA cCTGGAAGACATGGATAGTAAAGTGAGAGAGTATCGTCGCAAGATGAGAGAGAAAGACAGCATTCAGGGGGAGAGTTCTCGAGACAGCCCGGCCACTGCCACGCCcactagctccacccacagcaCACCCCTGCAGTCCATTATCCCCTCTACAGAGCCTTCAAG gagtaGTCAAGGCAACACGCCATATGGCACACCCCctggctccacccactctgacTCAGTGGACCTGAACACAGTATCTGCGTCCAACTTACTGGCTGTGGGAGGTAAGGATTCCCGTCCCCCCTCCCCTGACACTGGAGCTAAGGCTCACTCCAGAAACCTCTCCGATAGTGGTCTGCTACAATCTGAAG CCATGGACAAAACTCACAAGCGTCAGTTTTCTGACTCTGTGGGTCTTCAGATATCGAAAGACTCAGCGGGAGTCCTCTCTCCCATagagaccacacccctttaCAGCTCGGAGGGTGGTCTCAGTTCCATGGACGCGCCCACCACTCCCAGCGGTGGACCTAGCCTCAGCGAACTGACAGAAGAGGGAGAAATCCCTATCATTGAAGGGGAAACCCCTAGCAATGTTGGTGTTGCGGAGGAGCCTGGCGTGGATGTCCCTGTCAAAGAGGGGGAAATCCCCAACAAAGATGGGGAAGTCCCTAATGAAAAGCCAGGTGTTGAAGGAGATGTCAAACATGAAAA CAGTGCACCAAAAGAAGTTCCGACGCCCAAGCCGCAGTCGCAGGACATTGCCAAGTCAGCAGAGAGAGAGGAGGAGGTACAGACTGACAGTGCCGGAGGACTGCTAGCACGACTCAGAG GCAAAGAGACACAGGATTCCAAAGACGATCCCACAAAGTTCTACCTCCTCGATCCGTACGTCATCACTACAAATAGTCCGATGAGCAGCCGCTCTTCAACACAAGCTCCTAGTCACTCCACAAGCCCTAGTTATCCTGACCCACCACTGACGGTGAAGGCAAGCAAAAAACAGGTTGGATCTCAAAAGAGATCTAGTCTTGCTCAAACAGCCACAGAGAGTCACTCTGAAG GGAGAGGAGGCAGCGAAAAACGATTAAAGGATAAAGAAAGGACGGGGGTGCTCTCACGTCCGTTTCAACGTTTGCCGGCTCCATTCTCAAACACCGAGCATCACTCGATGCATAGCATTATCACTCTTCCGATGAGTATCTACGAGAAGGAACCGACATCCATTATCGCCTTTGCTTTGAGTTCCCGAGAATATTTACGCAAACTGAAACTGCTTCAGGAACGGACTGCTGTTAAATTGAGCGGAGCTTCAGCAAAGGTCACAGAGGTCAAACCAGCACCCACTGCCAGCCCTAAACC GAAACGACATACGAGTGACTCCGAGAAGGGGCCCCCGCCTGGTGCTAATGCAGCAAATATCAAGACAAACCTGAAAGCCGTCATAAACGAACTTAAGAAGAAGGGATCAGGTATCAGCCTCTTCTCTGGCTCAGCGTCAATTCAAACCTCACCTGAGGCACTAGAAACCATCCCAGATTTGTCCAAGAAGGCAGAACTCACGACCAGCTTGTCTGTGAAGTCATATGACCCGAGCATAGCGTCATCACGGTTGAGCGACCCGTCtacggagggggtggggcctAATATTGGACTAGGTGGAGCTGATGAAATGGACTCGGGGAAAACAACGTCACATGTCAGTTTAG AGTTCACTAGTCCTGACAAGTCGGCCAGTTTCTTCTGCAAGGTCTACTATGCCGAGGAGTTTAGAGAATTGAGGGAGCTCATCTTCCCCAGTGGAGaggagag TTTTATTCGTTCGCTGTCTCGTTGTATCAAATACGATGCTAAAGGAGGAAAGTCAAGATCAGCTTTCTGCAAAGTAGCAG ATGATAGATTCATTCTGAAGCAGGTCAAGTCAATAGAGATATCATCATTCGAGCTCTTTGCTCCTCACTACCTCAAGCACGTCACAAAGGCTCTGGAAGATAAG cgacctttgaccttggcCAAGATCCTCGGTGCGTACAGTATTGGGTTCCGCAACTCTCGTACCGGTTCCTCAAAGCGATTGGACGTTCTAGTGATGGAGAACCTTCTGTACGAGCACAGCACCAACAAGGTATTCGATTTGAAGGGCTCCATGAGAAGTCGATTCATTGATCCGTCTAAAGAGAGCAGTGGGGACGTACTGTTGGATGAGAACTACCTTCAAT CGATTTGCTGCAACCCAGTGTACGTGTACCCCCACTCCAAGTGCGTACTGATGCAGGCCATACTAGCCGACACTGAGTTCCTGGCACAGAATGCCATCATGGACTACTCTCTACTCACTTGCATCGATGACTCCACAGGAGAACTTGTCGTTGGAATTATTG ACTATATCCGTACCTTTACGCTGGATAAGAGGGTGGAAATGTTCCTCAAGAAGACAGCTGGGAAGACGCTACCAACTGTTGTGTACCCTGAACTCTATCGTAAGAGATTCTGCGAGGCAATGGACAAATATTTCACTGTAGTGCCTGATAAATGGACAGGGCTAGGTGCAGACGTCAAGTACTAG